In Candidatus Eisenbacteria bacterium, a single window of DNA contains:
- the pdxH gene encoding pyridoxamine 5'-phosphate oxidase, translating to MSASPDPISLFEEWFQAASQVVLPEPSAAALATTGPDGRPSVRMVLVRGADHRGFVFYTNLESRKGLDLGAARSNPGGEGGGVPVSLCFYWPPLARQVRIEGTASPVTAAEADAYWATRPRPSQVAAWASPQSRPLPGGRAELDRRFDEMDRKFAGGPVPRPPFWSGFRVTPEQIEFWEGRENRLHDRLLFRREGGSWKRDTLAP from the coding sequence GTGAGCGCTTCCCCTGATCCCATCTCCTTGTTCGAAGAGTGGTTCCAGGCCGCGAGCCAGGTCGTGCTCCCCGAGCCCTCGGCCGCCGCGCTCGCCACGACGGGGCCCGACGGCCGCCCCTCGGTCCGGATGGTCCTGGTGCGCGGCGCCGATCACCGGGGCTTCGTCTTCTACACCAACCTGGAGAGCCGGAAGGGACTCGACCTCGGCGCGGCGCGATCCAACCCGGGAGGAGAAGGCGGCGGCGTCCCCGTCTCGCTCTGCTTCTACTGGCCCCCACTCGCTCGGCAGGTGCGAATCGAGGGAACGGCGAGTCCCGTGACCGCGGCGGAGGCGGACGCCTACTGGGCGACCCGTCCGAGACCGAGCCAGGTCGCCGCGTGGGCTTCCCCCCAGAGCCGGCCGCTCCCGGGCGGCCGCGCGGAGCTGGACCGCCGCTTCGACGAGATGGATCGCAAATTCGCCGGAGGCCCCGTGCCGCGTCCACCGTTCTGGTCGGGGTTCCGCGTGACCCCGGAGCAGATCGAGTTCTGGGAAGGACGCGAGAACCGACTGCACGATCGCCTTCTCTTCCGTCGCGAGGGAGGAAGCTGGAAGCGCGACACGCTCGCACCGTAG